A stretch of DNA from Prinia subflava isolate CZ2003 ecotype Zambia chromosome 9, Cam_Psub_1.2, whole genome shotgun sequence:
GCCTGAGCAGCTTCTGCACGCACAACGGAGACACGTGTTAAGGAACCCGAACAGCCCAGAACCACAAAGCCATCGATGCAGATGACTCTTTACAGCACGTATTGTTTTAACCTCTCCATCGGAGCACGCCGAGCACTTCGCCCAgcctgccaggcacagggcGGCCGCCGTTTCCTGGAGGGTGTGCTCCCCCGGGATCACAGCCCagcgctgccagcgctgcctCACGGCACTGCCGGAAGATCCACCGATAACCCAGCTCCGTCCGTGCGCTCTGCCCGACGGCAGCTGTGCGGGGCACACGGAACCCGAGCTTCACGACCAAACCCCGCCCTACGGAGGTCATGTGGGCACTTTTAATCcgcaaataaaattaataaccCCCTAAATCCTTGGTtttggaaggaaggagggggagaggaggcaCCGCCCTGCCcaggccgccgccgccgcttcAGGCGATGGCGGATCGGCgctgccccccgccccgccccgcacTCGCCTTGGTACGCGCCCCTCGACGCCCCCCTCACGGCGACCCCCGCCCCAGGCGCCCCCCCCGCACTCACCATGGTACGCGCCCCCTCCGCGGCCCGACACCGGCCCCGCGCGCACCAGCACCAGGCACCCCCGCGCGCCCCTGGTCATGTGACCTGACGGGCCTCCAGGCCACGCCCACTCCGCGCCGGGACCACGCCCCGCCACACGTGACCACCCCCTCCAGCTCCGTGCCCGCCCCGGCAGGGCGCCGCCTGGCGGCCGGGAGGCGGCAGCGCTGGGGGGTTCCCCTCAGGAAATAACGGCGCtaataaagcttttcttttggCAGGATTTCGCGCTCTTTTTCGGGATACGCGATTGGCTGACTGCTGTGAAAGCGCAGGCGCCTCCCAGCGCACGAAGGGCTGGAGTTCATCTCGTCAGAGCTTTCCCACAGAACTGGCCGTGCACCCATTGTGATGGCTGCTGCACGCACAGACATAAAAAGGCAGTTCAGACTGAACAAGAATGCTTTTAGTGAGTGAAAGCAGTAAAGATCTTAAGGCAAAGGTTTTATTGATGCTGGTTTAGAATGGCTTCGTGGCTATtgggccaggctctggggaAGAGGCGAGGGAGCGGCACTCGAGGACGACGCCTCCAGCGCTACAGGAGCAAATCCTCCTCCGACAGCGTTTCCTTCAGCTCGGTGCCTCGCAGGCTCTCCAGGAAGTCAGGCAGCTTCACCTCAGAGAAGCTGTCATTGTCACCAAGCCCCGACCCAGAGGCTGGCTCTGCTTCCACCATGGCATTGGACCCGGAGCCGGAATCCTCATCCGAGAGAGGGAATATATTGCGCAGCTCCTGGTATCTCTTCATCCTGAAATGCAGAGTGGCAATTTTCTCTCTTAGATGAACGCATCAAAGCCTCACGTTACCGTGGGCGAGCCACGCTGTGACAGGACTGTCAAGGCAAGAATAATACATTTTGGGGTGCTAGCATTAACGACAACCATGTGGCAAATGAACTTACAGGGATGAGTCTGCCACGGGAGGAAGGATCCTGTTGGCCCCACCTGTGGGCAGGTAAAACCAGGGCCCCTTCTCTTCGATGCAGTTAGCAGACCAGGCTTCAGGCCGGCACCTCACCCTCTTGTACCTCGCCCTCTGCAACGGAGCACCTGATGGAAGCAGCCACACATTGTCCGTGAGGACCAGGACATTATTCACCAGGTCTTAGGAACTTTATGAGCACCTAATAAGGCTTAAAGGAGTGGATGAAAGTAATTTGTGTGGTCCTGATTGCTCAACCTCCGGAAAAGTAAAGTAACCCtgaaggctttttttaaaactgacatCCTAAGTGACATTTTTTGTCATCAGAGACATCAGGCATATCTCGCACACGGCACCAGGAAGTCCATGAAAAATCCCTGGGAATCCCCTCAAACACAGCATCAGGAAGTCCATGGGAAAACACTGCTGTCACAGCAAGGCTCATCCCCAGCTCAGTATGGCACAGCCATGGGGAACCAGGGAGCTGAGCCTCCTGCAGCTTTCCTTGAAGGTGGAGGTATGTGAAAATAATGTGAACACCTCTGGGGACAAGGcacacagcagagagctggcaCCTGTGCTCCCCTTCCTCTGttggctccagctctgccccttcAAGTTCAATGGGTTGAGTTtaggtggggaggtgagaaACTCAAGGTGTGCCACAGGAGCAGGTTTGGGGTCTATGGAGGCTCTGGGAGCACTCTCCAGAGGAGAGTTCAGATGTCTCCTAGACACAACAAGGTTTTGTAAACCCAGGTTTTCAGTTCTGGTGCTCTCCAGGTGCCTGATTGGGGCTGTCACTGAAAATGTGGGTCTTCAAAAAGACCAAAATGACAAAGTAAGGATCTCTTAATAAAGATAAGAGCAGTGACATTTCATCCTTCCTCTTGGCCTGATGTAATTAATTTGTTCAGAAACCTCCTGGTGCATTCTCAACCTGTTGgcattttatctattttttctgagtttcttgGGAATATCTTTCTGTAATTACACCTCTCTATTGCCCTATATATTTCCATAATGTACTGGATGACTTTCAGCTACCTCCTACACTCTtctgtcaaagaaaaaaagatctcACGGGTGtaatttcctgctgcttctaCAGTATATTCCTTTTTCATACTTatcttcttctcctcccctaTTATTAAGAAGGTTTTTAATAATAACAGTGGcaacaaaataaacagctgcagctgaaaaatttGCAAATGAGCAACACAGAACAAGCAGGCCATAATCCCTCAAAGATCAGCCTCAGAGCAGTAATGCATAATGAGAGCCTATCACAATCATAGCTTTGGTTTGTGGACAAATTATACTCTACAGGCTTGAAGAGCAGCTTTTCTCATAAGAAACAAATCCGTAGGGCACGGCATCATGAATCAATATTTCCCTTTTGTCATTTTAGTGGTGTATGTTGCAATATTTTACGGAATAAACCGTTTAGTTTCCTCATACTTACAACTAgtttcctttcctgctccccCCAGAAAGCAGACCGTAGGAGTTATGACATGGGAACTGTTACATACTGTGTCTGTAACTCCACAACTGAGTAACAGCAGAAACCAGACCACTATGAAAGGGACACTTAGAAAAATGTATATAGGGATAGGTAGACTGAAAACATACACACATGCAACAACATATTTTATGAAGTCTTTTCTCAAAAATTGAAATGCTCCAATTGCAAAAAGCACATTCTCTTGCCATTCCCCCTCCAGAAAAGGAAACGTTAGCAAAGCAGACTTTCTGAGTAGATCTCATTACCCCCAAAAGAAGGCCAGTTTGTAAAATTTGGAGGCTGCTTACTTGGCCTCCGCTGCATAGCCCAGAAAGAGGATTACCGAGAGAACAACCGCCCCGTTTTACCTTGTGCTGTGTATCCCACAAAGAGGATTAAACAAATAGCCAGGAAAATCCTCCCGTTACATCTGATAAGGAGCTGCATTTTGGCTGGCATCCCTCTGCTCGCAACCAGCCTTCACCACAGCTTCACACTTCAGAAATAAGACGGAGAGAGGAGATCGACTTTTAGAAAAAGTTTCCAAAACCTCAAACCCAACCCATAACCTGCGTCACCACTTCCTGATTGACGGGAGTGAGACATGAACAGAAAAGCCCAGCACTGTGGCCTTCCTGCCTTCATCAATCCAAATTAAAAGTTCCTCTGCCTTCATCTCCTGTTTTGCCCGAGGAGGAGAGCAAGCCCAGGACCCACCAGCTGGACTGAAGGTGATGCTGCAGGCAGCTTGTGGTCAAAGCACACATCCCACCCAGCCTCTGCCCAATGCTGAGAGGCCTGCAGAGTGAAAAAGCAGTGCCTAACATTCCCTGATTTTCAGTCAACTGCATTTCTACATTGGCACtggctctgcttttccctgcctcAAGCCCCCACCAGTCCAGCAGATGGGTTAGAAGACAGCTACTCACAGTCAGTACATGTTTCACCAACTGGGGAATCATCTTTTTCCACAGAAGTAAATTATCAATGGAGTCTCATGCCAAgcttggggtgtttttgtttggttgaggagttttttgtgttcttttttgttgtttggttggttggtttttttgttttggttttttgtgggtttttttgggggggggttggggttttttgtttgtttttttttcgttgttgtttttggggggttttgttgttgttgggggttttttttggatttgggttttggggttttttgttgggtttttttgttgttgtttttggttttttgggggtttttttggaaagcAGAATCATAGGTATTTGCAgtagaagtgaaaaaaaatgtattaagtTAGATAATATATTCTGGTAGAAACATATCAACTCCTGTCTGGAAGGGCATAGGCAATTTGCTTGGCCAGATCATCACAGTGTGGTGCAAATGCCCCAGGGAATGTGGCAAAGGGGTTGGATCACGTGTGGCTCCACAAGGAACACATCTGAAAAGCCATGAAAGCTCTTATATAGACAGATAAATAGAAGCTGCCTTTCAGCTGGCTCGGGCCTTTTGCTTGCCTTTTAGCTGTGATTAAACCAGGCTTGAGTTCACTGAAGAAGAAATTACAAACAACGAGGTTATCAAAGCAGGGGAGGTTTTTCTCAGTGGTACGGAGTGCTGCTGCAGTAACTGGGGCACTGACGTCTGGCCCTTGCAGCACCTTGTCGGTACCGGGGCTGCTAGTGCAAGTTGTCTGTGGTAAATCTATTTTTATGTGGTGGAAAGTCCACAGGGGGCCCCAATGGGGATCTGGGCTGAGCGGTGGCTTTCCCCAGGCCATGGTGTTCCACCAAAACCCCatgaagcagcagaacagactccagcagctccctcccctctccaggctgggatttgcCCCCGGACTGAGGGATCGAGTTGCATGTTCAGCCTTTGGAGCTTCTGCACACAGGTTTTTCCTTTGGCACGGGAAAAATAGGAGACTCAAACCAAGCAGGTACAGAAGGACTCATGTGCTGTGCTTATTCTTACCACCCTCATTTCTACTTCATTTTTTTAgcttcagcttttttttcttttctcttgtgtAAGGCAGTGCTCAGCATCAATAGGAAGCTGGGCACACACGTGAGGGAGGTGATCATCCTCCACGTGCTGAGGGCTGCGGAAACCATCCCTGCAATAGCACACCTCCCTTTCCACTGGTCACGGGTACACGCTCACCCACTCCACACCCCTCCACTGTGCACAAACAACCCCCGTGTGAGAAAGCAAAACTCCACTGGCTATTTGTGCCCTTCCCACCAGCCTGGGGCATTTTCCACCACGGCACTGGAAGCCCCATGAGATGCAGCCCCCCAGAGCGATGCCCACCAGTGGGCACAGTCATGGGCaactggggatgctgcaggagccacgggagctgctgtggggcgGGGAGCTGCAAATTTGCTGCATCTGGAGGGGGATCTCATAGATCTCGCAGATAACAAGAGTTATCTGTCCTGTACCATCAGCTGATGGGGGAACTTGTAGCACTGGCAGTTTTGCCACgtagttttgttatttttttctgtctgcagcacGCCTCAGGAAATGAGATCACTTTACAATTGGTAGCTGTGGGAAGTCCAAAGCAAATGTTTCACCCCTATCTCACATACATCTGTGTAACAGAGCCCTGAAGCCTGCAGGGAGGGTCAGCCTGTGCccatctcctgcctgctgcactcTGCTGGTGCCCACACACCGCTACAATTGGCAAGTTAAAGAGTTTTCCACTTTCTTATGAACGTGGAGGTGATTGGAGACCTGGATCTGAAACAGTCTGGGATATGCAGGTGTTAAAAGTAAAGCATGCCCTCTGTGGAGTGTCGTGGGATGCCCAAGGAACATTGTCTGTAAAAACCACTCAAGACATACAATGAAAATAATCAGCTCTAATTTGTAAAAGTCTGGTTTTGGGCTAGA
This window harbors:
- the SRGN gene encoding serglycin; amino-acid sequence: MPAKMQLLIRCNGRIFLAICLILFVGYTAQGAPLQRARYKRVRCRPEAWSANCIEEKGPWFYLPTGGANRILPPVADSSLMKRYQELRNIFPLSDEDSGSGSNAMVEAEPASGSGLGDNDSFSEVKLPDFLESLRGTELKETLSEEDLLL